The DNA sequence CCCTACAAATTCTGCGCCATGTTTAACAGCTTGTTTTTTTCCAGTCTCGAGAAGTGTAGGACCTTCGATACCATCAACACCATAGTGATTCTCTACCCATGCTCTTTTCGTTAAGCTTTTGTCGCTATCAACTAGAAGCGTTTTCTTACCTGCCTTTGCAGTGAAAAGCGCCGCACTAGCACCAGCCGGTCCAGCTCCAATAATGATTACATCATACATTTTACATACCTCCAGCATAGAATAATTTTATATGTAAAAGAGGACTACATATTGCAATCCTCTCGTCCAACCTTAGTTGTGTGTCTATTAAAAGTTTTTAGCTATCGTTTCTGCTTTTTCAATACCAGCTGCAACAATTTCTTCTGTTTTGTCTGGGAATTGGTTATGACCTTCAACAATGACTGTTGTAGGATTTTGGATTCCCCAGAACCCTAATACTGCTTGCACATATGTTACTGCGTGCTCGACAGCTTGCGCAGGTCCTTCAGAATAAATACCACCTCTAGCATTTAATAAAACTACCTTTTTATCTCCAGCTAATCCGATTGGACCTTCTGCAGTATAACGGAATGTTTTACCAGCTTGTGATAAATAATCAAAATACGTGTGTAGTACAGCAGGTACAGTAAAGTTCCAAAGTGGGAATGCAATAACTACTTTGTCAGCAGCTAAAAATTGCTCTAAATAGCCATTTACATTATTAGCAATTGCCGTTTCTTCAGGTGTTAATTCCATGCCATTACCTGCTTTGAACATTGCATTAATAACTGTAGCATCATAATAAGCTAGATTTTCTTCGAACAAATCTAACTCTGTAATGGAATCTTGCGGATTTGCTTCTTTATAGCTACGTAAGAAAGCCTCATAAAGCTTTACACTTACTGCTTGATCAGCTGGTCTATTGTTTGCTTTGATAAATAAAACGTTTGTCATGTTAAAACCTCCAAGATGTAGTATATAAATAGTTGTTATAGCAACTAAATACGCAAAAAAAGTTGTTGTAGCAACAATATATGATACGGAAAGCTATAAAAGGCAATCCACATTTTTACTTATTTTCGTTAATGTTTCTTCCAGTAGCTTTAGTTCTTCTTTTGAAATTCCGTGGATCACTTTATCATTAAAATCTTCAGCAATCGGAATTACTTTTTCACCAAGTTCTCTACCTTCTTGTGTTAAAAATAATTTAACGGAACGGCGATCTTCACTGCAGTTAACTCTATGAACGAAACCTTTTTGTTCAAGGTTTACAGCCATGCGAGCGATATTCGTTTTGTCTTTTTTTAGCTTTTGGGAAATTTGATGCTGACTTTGTCCATCTTTCTCCCAAAGAAGAAGCATAATTAAATTCTGCTCTGGTGCTATGTTGAATGCTTCTAATTTATTTTTGATATAGCTCGTTAAGTGCAAATCAGTTTGGTGGATCTTAATACTAATATAATCATTTAATGATAGCCTCAAAAGAATCCCTCACAATGAAAAAAAGTTGCTATACATACCAATTACATTTTTATAGTATAGGGGGAAAAGTTAGTGAAGTCAACAGCTGACCATTTTATTAGCTGTGGTAATTTCTGTACACATTTTGAGTAAAGAGCAGCAATATATATTTATTTTTTCTCTGTCAACTTTTTTACTTTGTAAAGGCGATACCCACTACCTATTGAAAGTATAGCCCCTATAATAGCGTACATATGTGCTCTATCCGTATCAAAGACATTTAGTAAGGAAGAAATAATCACAATGACCCCAAATAACAATATGAAAACATCAAAGCTTGCCTCAAATTTTTTATAGTTATTCATGATTGACCTCCACGTTATCTTTATACAATGATACAACAATAAATTAAAATATACTAATGTGAAGGCTAAGGTCGTTAGGGGCTTTTTAAGATATACTAAAGGAGGAATAGTGGGTGAAGGGGGGATATGACGTGCTAACGGATCAGCAGATGATAGTAGCAGTGAAGGGAATAATCTATCATAAAGGAAAGGTGCTACTATTAAAACGTTCACTAGAAGAACAATCAGGTGCTGGAGAATGGGAAATTCCCGGTGGAAAAATTGAATTTGATGAAAAATTAGAAGAAGCACTTCAACGTGAGTCAAAGGAAGAAATAGGTCTGGACACTAAAGTCGAGGAACTTCTATATGCGACGACATTTAAAACAGATCTACATAGACAAATTATCCTTCTCGTCTATTTGTGTGTAACAAAGGGGGAGGAGGTAACGTTATCTGATGAGCATTCTGAGTACATATGGGCTGATGAGGAAGAATTACGTCTCAGACTACCACAACGTATTATCGAGGAATGGGAAGAAAATAATGTGTTTAAACGTATGAAAGGATAACTAATATGGTAAAGATTTTTATAACAAGGCACGGAGAAACGAAGTGGAATATTGAGAAAAGGCTCCAGGGAGCATTGGATTCCGAGTTAACTGAAAAAGGAGTAGCTAATGCTATTGCTCTAGGGGAGAGATTGAAAAACATCAACTTTCATGCAATACATTCTAGCACTAGCCAACGTGCCTTTCATACAGCTCAGCTAATCTCTAGTAAAAATAAAGGGATTCCTATTATAAAGGAAGAGAACTTAAGAGAAATATCTTTTGGCGATTGGGAAGGCTTAACATCAGTGGAGATCGAGACAAAGTCTAAAGACAATTTTTCTCGTTTTTGGAATGCTTCTCATTTGTATGATCCTCTGCCTCATCAAGCGGAAAGTCTTAGCCATTTAAGAATGAGAGTCCAGAAAGTTATTGATACAATGATAACCAGTTATGAAAGTGGAAGTGTACTTATTGTTACTCATGCTGTTGTTATTCGTATCCTATTGAATATATTTGAGAAGAAAAAGACGTTTGAAAACATGTGGGATGGCCCGTTTATCAATGGGACAAGTTTAACAATAGTAAATGTTTCTAATGGGAAATTTGAAATTGAGCTAATAGGTGACGATTTACACGTAAAAGGACATGAAGAAAAATAGGTACATATGTTGACATAGAAATGTGATTATGTAAAATATTAAATAGATTTAGCACTCGGTAGGTTTAAGTGCTAATAATGAAAGGATAAAATATTTTTATATTACAGAAGGGAGAGAACCATCAATGGCAGTGGCAAAAAAAGAATTTCAAGCCGAATCTAAACGATTATTAGAAATGATGATTAACTCTATTTATACACAAAAGGAGATCTTTTTACGAGAGTTAATTTCTAACGCTAGTGATGCGATGGATAAAATTTATTATAAGGCGCTGACGGATGATTCATTAACTTTTAATAAGGATAGCTACTACATAAAAATATCAGCGGACAAAGAAAATCGGACGTTGACGATTACAGATACAGGGATAGGTATGACGAAGGAAGAGCTAGAAAGTAATCTTGGTACGATTGCAAAAAGTGGCTCACTAGCTTTTAAAAACGAAAATGAAATTAAAGACGGTCACGACATTATTGGTCAATTTGGTGTTGGGTTCTATTCTGCTTTTATGGTTGCCGACAACGTAACAGTCATCACGAAAGCGCTAGGAAGTAACGAGGCCTATAAATGGGAGTCTAACGGTGCTGATGGTTATACGATAGAACCAACTGAAAAAGACGAGATAGGAACAGAAATCACAATAAAGGTAAAAGACAATACGGATGATGAAAGCTATGACGAGTTTTTAGAGGAATACCGTTTAAAAGCGGTCATCAAAAAATATTCAGACTTCATTCGTTATCCAATTAAAATGGATGTAAAGGTGAGTAAGCCAAAGGAAGATGCTGATAACGAATTCGAAGAGGTAGAAGAAGAGCAAACGATAAATAGCATGGTACCAATTTGGAGAAAAAATAAGAGCGAGCTTACTGATGAGGACTATCAAAACTTTTATCAAGAGAAGCACTATGGTTTTGACAAGCCGTTAAAGCACATTCATATTAGTGTAGATGGAGTCGTACGATATAACTCAATCCTTTTCATTCCAGAAAACATGCCGTTTGATTATTACTCGAAGGAGTTTGAGAAAGGGCTAGAGCTTTATTCAAGTGGCGTGTTGATTATGGAAAAGTGTGCGGACTTACTCCCAGACTACTTTAGCTTTGTGAAAGGGATGGTAGACTCAGAAGATTTGTCGCTTAACATCTCAAGAGAAATGCTACAGCATGATCGGCAGTTAAAGCTGATTGCCAAAAATATAAAAAATAAAATTAAAAGTGAACTGCAAGGCCTTATTAAAAACGATAGAGAAAAATACGAAAAATTTTATGAGTCGTTTGGTCGACAGCTAAAATACGGTGTCTATAGTGACTTTGGTGCAAATAAGGACGACTTAAAAGATTTATTAATGTTTTACTCTTCAACAGAGAAGAAACTGGTGACATTAGATGACTATGTATCAAGAATGCCAGAGGATCAAAAGTACATTTACTATGCAACTGGCGAATCTAATGAAAGAATTGAAAAGCTACCACAAACTGAATTAGTTGCTGATAAGGGTTATGAAATTCTTTACTTTACTGAAGATATTGACGAGTTTGCAATTAAAATGCTTTTGAACTATAAGGAAAAGGAATTTAAATCCGTATCGAGTGGTGACTTAGGATTAGAGTCAGAGGAAGAGAAAAAAGAGCTAGAGAAGGACGCAACAGAAAATAAAGAATTGTTTGACCATATGAAGTCCCTCCTTTCTGACAAAGTAAAACAGGTACGCGCATCAAAACGTTTGAAGTCTCATCCTGTTTGTTTAACAGCAGACGGTGAAGTGACGATAGAAATGGAAAAAGTATTACAACAAATGCCTGATAATCAAAATGTCAAAGCAGATAAAGTGTTAGAAATAAACGTTAAACATGACGTATTCAATTCCTTAAAAGATGCTTTTGAAAGTGATAAAGACAAGTTAAGTCTCTACACGAATTTACTTTATAATCAGGCTTTACTTATTGAAGGTTTACCAATTCAAGACCCAGTTGAATTTACGAATGATGTTTGTAAAATAATGAAATAAAGCTATTGCTGATGAGGGTGACTCCATTTTTATATATGGGGTCACCCTTTCATCGCTTATTGGATATCTGTGTTTATGATGAAGCACTTACTAAACAAACGATAATTCTCTAAGTTTGTATGTAATGTAATGGTGAAAACGAGGTGTTAACCGTTAAGAGGAGTTGGACAAAAACTGAAACATTCAAGCCACCAGACTAAAAGGAAAGGGGGTTAGTTTTTAGGCGGACTCCTTTTAGTCTGCTATGAAAGCGGCGAGAAACTGTATAGTCAAAAGTGAGAAAGCTAACAAACATAGCATGATATAACTTTCTCGCGGAATAGTTTTTTACATTCTACTTATAAGCTCTTTTTTCGCTGTTCCTCTTGTTCAAGAAACTCAGAAAATATAGCAATCCCTTTGTGTGGCGACTTCTCCATGTTTTCTAAATATGTTTCTTTCTGGAAATCTGTTAAATAGTCACTTTTTTTAATTCTTTCTAATATATATTCAAAGCTATTGTGCTGAATTTTTCTATTTAAATGTTGTGATTCCTTCAAAAATGCCATCCCTAATGCACCCATTAGTGCATATAATCCGATGATAAGTATAATCTCACCAGTGAGAGCGAAGTTAGTGACAAGAGCAAATAAATTAATGATAGAAAATATAATCATAGGAAAAGAAATAAAAGAGAACAAACTACTCTTTTTAACGTAAGGCTTAATAACGTCTCTTATTTTATCTAGCTCTCTCTTCACGTAGCTGGACTGTGTTTCAGACTTAAACAAACCCATTTCAATCACTCCTTAAAGCTATTTATTTCATTGCTTTATATAATCTTAACGGAGGTGTACTTTTCATTAAGTAGCTTTCATCTGTTAGTGAAAAATGTTTTTCTAAAAGCTGTTTTAGTTCTTGTCCTTGAACGTGTTCAAAAGATTCATAAGGAAGAAAGACACCTGTTTCTTTTAATGCTTCTCTCGTTTTCATAACAATATTTTCGGCGATCAGAGGACTAATATTTGAAAATACTAGGCTCGATATAACATAATCTACCTTTTCATTGTACCTTTGTATAATAAAATCAATACATTCTGGACTATCATGATGGATTTTTAGACGATGATCATGAACAGATGAAGCTAAAAGCTCTGCTTCATGTCTGTTTTGTTCAATGACAATAAGAATGGAATCCTTTGTCATGTTATTTAACATGTAGTTAGCCACTTCCACAGACATGAAACGAAAGCTCACGATCACATTCCTTTTAGTAAAGTTAATGTTTGTGCATAAATCCTTAAAATGAACGAGAGAAATGTTTTGCGCTATATTTTCTGTTTTAGTATCTGTACTATTTATTGTTACATTGTTTAGTGTCATCTCATATTCCCTTCTTTAACTTGAATGATTGAGACAGGGCAATTTCTTATTACTGTCTATTTTGTTGTAGTAACGTGTTTATAAAATCGCGAGGTATAGGATATTGCTCGTTGTTCATGTTTAGTTCATATATTTCACTTATGTTACTTTTAATTTGGGCATTTCTTTATGAATGGTTTCCATTTTTTATCTAGTTGAGAAGCTGAAATTGCAGCATCCATTAATTCCTTCTCTAAGTGTTCTGGTATGAAACGGTTATATTTATAGAAAATTTTATGCTCTAAACTCACCCAAAAATCCATTGGATGAAAAAACATGTAAATCACCTAACCTTCTACATCTAAGTAAATAATCTTATCGGTCAACTTTAAGGTGACCGACCGTTCATTTCACTTAATGATAACTCATCGGTCACAAGGAAGTCAAATAGATTCATCTCATAATTGACTTACATTGACCATAAGTTTATACTTGATTTGACTAGCAAGTCATTTTTATATTAAATATGAAGAAAGTCATTATTTTCTTGATAATTTAAGGGTGATTTATGATGGCAAGTAAAGAAAAGTTAATATTAGAGGCAGCAATTAAGCTTTTTTCTATTAAGGGGTTTGATGCAACGTCTATTCAAGATATAGCAAATGAATGCGGAATCGCTAAAGGCTCTTTTTACTCTTATTTCAAATCAAAGGATGTATTATTATTAGAGACGCTAAATTATTATTTCTCTAATATTGAAAGTAGAGTGAAAACAGTAGGGGAAATGGATTTAGCGCCAAGAGATAAATTCGTGAAGCAGCTTGCTTACTTTTTCGAAGGCGTTTTTGAGCATAAAGAATTCATCATTACGCAAGCATATGAGCAAGCTATCCCATTAAATGAGTCAATAAAACAAACGCTGTTTCAAAAGCAGAATAAAACGAGACGTTTTTTTCAAAATGGGCTCCTATCCTTGTATGGTGAAGAGGTAAAACCTTATTTATGGGATTTGTCAATTATGCTTGAAGGGATGTTTCACTCGTACATCCGTATGTTTCTCATTGATGAAAATGGACTAGAAATTAATAAACTCGCTTTGTTTATCGTCAATAGAATTGACGACATAGTGACTGGACTCATGAAGACAAAAGAGGCACCTATTTTATCTAAAAATGAAATGGAACACATTAATAAAATTTTAGGATTATCAAAGGAAGATCAAAAGTTGACAGCAATTGATCTTCTTGAAGAAATGAAAAGCGCTGTGGAACACGTCGAAGATAATAATGACATTCTTATAACTTTAGAAGTTTTAGAAGAAGAACTATCACGAGAAAAACCTAGAGATGTTGTCATACAAGGGATGTTGGCTAATTTAAATGGCATTGCAAAATTGGAGAGTCAACTGAAAGAATTAAAATCTGTATTAACAAATGGGTAATGTGTTCATGTTTCAACCATGATGTTATGAATCAATAAGTCTTTAAAAAAACTATTTACAATATTGAGTTTATTAACTATGATTATAATCTATAAAAAAAGTCGGTTATCTCATACAGAGAAAGCCGGCTTTTTCCAAGAAGAAAGAAACTTGGCAGTGGAATTATATCGCCGTGCGTACTAGCGAGAAGAACACTCACTAGTAATTTAAAAGCTACGCGAAATTCCACTTCTTCTAAGAAAAGACTAAAAACAGCTTCAAGCTTGTTTTTAGTTTTTTATATGGGGAGTAAGTTAGACATACGGTATTAAAGCATTATCTAAATTAAGTGGGAGGATTGCTCTATATGAAGCGTATATTAGTGATGGGTGTATCTGCAGGTGTTGGTAAATCCACTTTGTCAAAACAATTAGGAAAAGCTTTAGGAATTAATGTATATCATTTGGACGCTTACTTTTGGAAGCCAAACTGGATTGAGGCCCCGTTAGAAGAATTTTCAGAGAGTCAGAGAGAGATAGTAGTAAAGGATAAATGGATTATAGATGGAAACTATACGAACACATATGACATCAGAGAAGAGCATGCTGACACTATTGTTTATATAGAGCTCCCATTACATGTATGTTTATTTAGAGTTTTTAATAGATGGAGAAAAAATATCGGAAGAACCCGTGATGATATGGGGGCCGATTGTAAGGAAAAGTTAGACTTCGCATTTATAAAGTTTATTATCTCTACATATCACCGCAGAAAAAAAGTGATGAAGAATAGATTAGAGAATTTTAAAAAGTCAAATCCTCATCAAAGAAAAACAATCGTTTTAAAAGACAAAAAATCAATTGAACAATTCATAAAAGATATAAATGATAAAGGCGTGTTTATCGAATAAATGATCTACTAAAATCGATAACGAATGAATAGTGATGAATGTGTAGAAGTGCTCGTTCATCATATGTTCATATAGATATGTTACTTTACTTGAGTTGAAAGATATTTGCTCAAGTTTTTTTTATTTCATTTCTCTACAGTTAAAAACAACAAATTAAAATAAAAAGTGTAAAAAGGTATTCGTTCGTTCATCTTATGTTCATAATATTATGGTATTGTTTGTTAAGTTGCTTAACTATTAAGTTACTTAACAGAAGGAGGGGTGGTAATGGACAAACAGATGATTATGAATGAATTAGAAGAAGTGATGCTAGATATCAACCTGTTCCTTAGCCATAGGTTGGGTAATGAATTCACTACAGAAATTACAAAAAGGTTCGTTAGTCTCACGCCCAATCAACAAATGACCTTATTTTTAGTGGACAAAAAAGGAATTAAACATGTGAAGGACATTGCGAACTTTTTAAATATTTCGACGAGTGCAGTCAGTCAGATTGTTGCTAAATTAGAACAACAAGACATCCTAAAAAGGGTAATAGATGCATCCAATCGTAGAAGCACTGTCATTGAAGTGGGGCAAAAAGGTAAGGAAATTTTAAATGAGATGGATCGAATCAAATCAACTATTTTTCAAAGATACTTATCATTAATGGAAGAAGAGGACTTACTTGTCTTGAAAAATAGTATGAGGAAGTTTTTAACAATTATTGCAGAAAGCAAGGAGGATCATGAGTGAACATTACGAAGTTTTCCATTAAAAGACCAATATTTACTATTGTAACAATGATTCTATTTTTACTTTTAGGCGCAATTTCTTTAACAAATATTCCGCTAAAGCTAATGCCTGATATAGACCCTCCGATTGGAGCTGTTGTAACGAGCTATCAAAATGCTGGTCCTGAGGAAGTGCTTGATAAAGTTTCGAAGCCTTTAGAGAGTAATTTGTCTACTGTGCCAGGCTTGAATAATATTAGCTCTATTTCTATGGAAGGTGCTTCCATGACTATACTAGAATTTTCGTGGGCAACCTCGATAGACGATGTAGAAAACGAAATTATAAGTAGGATGAACCAAGTCCCACTCCCAGACGGTGCTGGTTCACCAAACTTTTTGAGATTTGATCCATCACAATTGCCAATTATTCAACTATCAATTTCTTCTGATGAGGAGGACTTTGATGAAATAGCAGAAGATTTAGGGATGGAACTATCAAGAATTGAAGGGATTGCTTCGGTTGATATTACCGGTCAAGCAATTGATGAGATTATCGTTGAGTTAGACCAATATGCTTTAGAAGATTATGGGTTAGATCAATCAGATGTCATTTCTATGATTCAAGCACATAATGTGACTACTCCTGGCGGAATGGTCCAAAGTGGTGATTTGGAATACACAACGCGTGTGCTGTTTGAACTAACGACACTTGAAGATATTGAAAATATCGTCCTTACTGTCGATATGGCTACTGGAGATGAAGTGGCATTATCGGATGTCGCAACTGTGGAAATAGCGCCAGAGAATATAGGAGCTATCACAAGGACGAATCAAGACCCAGCGATTATGATGAGTGTACAGCAAGAATCAGAAGCGAATTTAGTTCAAGTATCAACTGCCTTTAACGAACGTTTAGATGAACTACTAGATGAAAATAAATATAGTGATCTGGAAATAGCTGTTTTATTTGACCAAGGTGAGTATGTGCAAGAAGCTATTTCAAGTGTGTCAACAGCTCTAATTCTTGGTGGGTTATTCGCGATACTTGTTTTATTTGCCTTCTTAAGAAGTTTTAAAACACCATTTATTATCGGAATTGCGATACCATTTTCCGTTATCGTGACGTTCGTATTACTATACTTTACTGACCTATCTTTAAATATCATGACATTAGGTGGATTGGCACTAGGTATCGGTATGTTAGTAGATAACTCGATAGTTGTTATTGAAAACATATACCGTCACCTATCGATGAAAAAAGATCCGAAAACGGCTGCGCTTGATGGAACAAAACAGGTTGGGGGAGCAATTACAGCTTCTACATTAACAACCATCTCTGTATTTTTACCAGTTGTATTTATTTCTGGAATTGTCGGCGATATTTTTATGGAATTTGCGCTTACAGTATCCTTTAGTTTATTAGCATCATTAGCAGTTGCTTTAACAGTCGTACCTATGGTTGCAAGTAGAATACTGAAAACACCGAAAGAAAATCTCGAGGAAAAACGTCAGGCAAGCTCCTTTATAAAAGGGATAAGTAAAATGATCAAGTGGAGCTTAAAGCATCGTTTTGCTGTATTAACCATCACTTTTTTATTACTCGTAGCAGGGGCATTTGGTATATCACAAGTTGGTACAGAGTTTATACCAGATACGGATGAAGGGTTCTTCCAAATTGATATAGAAATGGAACGTGGAACACCTTTAGAAGAAACACTTGCATCTGTCGAAAGCATTGAAGAAGTATTAGATGATGAAAGAGAGATATTAAATTATATGAGCACCGTAGGATCAGGTGGGGGACCGGAAGCTGCCTTATTTGGTGGGTCTGGTTCACATGAAGCATCGATTTTTATTGCGATGGTGCCGTTAGCTGAAAGAAATATATCTACTATTGAATTTGCTGATTCTATAAGAAGAGATATAGAAAGAGCAGCCCCTGATGCAGAAGTTTCTGTACAGCAGCAAGCAATGATGGGGGGAGCACCAAATACGATTG is a window from the Evansella cellulosilytica DSM 2522 genome containing:
- a CDS encoding FMN-dependent NADH-azoreductase encodes the protein MTNVLFIKANNRPADQAVSVKLYEAFLRSYKEANPQDSITELDLFEENLAYYDATVINAMFKAGNGMELTPEETAIANNVNGYLEQFLAADKVVIAFPLWNFTVPAVLHTYFDYLSQAGKTFRYTAEGPIGLAGDKKVVLLNARGGIYSEGPAQAVEHAVTYVQAVLGFWGIQNPTTVIVEGHNQFPDKTEEIVAAGIEKAETIAKNF
- a CDS encoding MarR family winged helix-turn-helix transcriptional regulator, encoding MRLSLNDYISIKIHQTDLHLTSYIKNKLEAFNIAPEQNLIMLLLWEKDGQSQHQISQKLKKDKTNIARMAVNLEQKGFVHRVNCSEDRRSVKLFLTQEGRELGEKVIPIAEDFNDKVIHGISKEELKLLEETLTKISKNVDCLL
- a CDS encoding NUDIX hydrolase translates to MKGGYDVLTDQQMIVAVKGIIYHKGKVLLLKRSLEEQSGAGEWEIPGGKIEFDEKLEEALQRESKEEIGLDTKVEELLYATTFKTDLHRQIILLVYLCVTKGEEVTLSDEHSEYIWADEEELRLRLPQRIIEEWEENNVFKRMKG
- a CDS encoding histidine phosphatase family protein, which gives rise to MVKIFITRHGETKWNIEKRLQGALDSELTEKGVANAIALGERLKNINFHAIHSSTSQRAFHTAQLISSKNKGIPIIKEENLREISFGDWEGLTSVEIETKSKDNFSRFWNASHLYDPLPHQAESLSHLRMRVQKVIDTMITSYESGSVLIVTHAVVIRILLNIFEKKKTFENMWDGPFINGTSLTIVNVSNGKFEIELIGDDLHVKGHEEK
- the htpG gene encoding molecular chaperone HtpG; this encodes MAKKEFQAESKRLLEMMINSIYTQKEIFLRELISNASDAMDKIYYKALTDDSLTFNKDSYYIKISADKENRTLTITDTGIGMTKEELESNLGTIAKSGSLAFKNENEIKDGHDIIGQFGVGFYSAFMVADNVTVITKALGSNEAYKWESNGADGYTIEPTEKDEIGTEITIKVKDNTDDESYDEFLEEYRLKAVIKKYSDFIRYPIKMDVKVSKPKEDADNEFEEVEEEQTINSMVPIWRKNKSELTDEDYQNFYQEKHYGFDKPLKHIHISVDGVVRYNSILFIPENMPFDYYSKEFEKGLELYSSGVLIMEKCADLLPDYFSFVKGMVDSEDLSLNISREMLQHDRQLKLIAKNIKNKIKSELQGLIKNDREKYEKFYESFGRQLKYGVYSDFGANKDDLKDLLMFYSSTEKKLVTLDDYVSRMPEDQKYIYYATGESNERIEKLPQTELVADKGYEILYFTEDIDEFAIKMLLNYKEKEFKSVSSGDLGLESEEEKKELEKDATENKELFDHMKSLLSDKVKQVRASKRLKSHPVCLTADGEVTIEMEKVLQQMPDNQNVKADKVLEINVKHDVFNSLKDAFESDKDKLSLYTNLLYNQALLIEGLPIQDPVEFTNDVCKIMK
- a CDS encoding YwnF family protein; amino-acid sequence: MGLFKSETQSSYVKRELDKIRDVIKPYVKKSSLFSFISFPMIIFSIINLFALVTNFALTGEIILIIGLYALMGALGMAFLKESQHLNRKIQHNSFEYILERIKKSDYLTDFQKETYLENMEKSPHKGIAIFSEFLEQEEQRKKSL
- a CDS encoding TetR/AcrR family transcriptional regulator, encoding MMASKEKLILEAAIKLFSIKGFDATSIQDIANECGIAKGSFYSYFKSKDVLLLETLNYYFSNIESRVKTVGEMDLAPRDKFVKQLAYFFEGVFEHKEFIITQAYEQAIPLNESIKQTLFQKQNKTRRFFQNGLLSLYGEEVKPYLWDLSIMLEGMFHSYIRMFLIDENGLEINKLALFIVNRIDDIVTGLMKTKEAPILSKNEMEHINKILGLSKEDQKLTAIDLLEEMKSAVEHVEDNNDILITLEVLEEELSREKPRDVVIQGMLANLNGIAKLESQLKELKSVLTNG
- a CDS encoding MarR family winged helix-turn-helix transcriptional regulator, which translates into the protein MDKQMIMNELEEVMLDINLFLSHRLGNEFTTEITKRFVSLTPNQQMTLFLVDKKGIKHVKDIANFLNISTSAVSQIVAKLEQQDILKRVIDASNRRSTVIEVGQKGKEILNEMDRIKSTIFQRYLSLMEEEDLLVLKNSMRKFLTIIAESKEDHE
- a CDS encoding efflux RND transporter permease subunit, translated to MNITKFSIKRPIFTIVTMILFLLLGAISLTNIPLKLMPDIDPPIGAVVTSYQNAGPEEVLDKVSKPLESNLSTVPGLNNISSISMEGASMTILEFSWATSIDDVENEIISRMNQVPLPDGAGSPNFLRFDPSQLPIIQLSISSDEEDFDEIAEDLGMELSRIEGIASVDITGQAIDEIIVELDQYALEDYGLDQSDVISMIQAHNVTTPGGMVQSGDLEYTTRVLFELTTLEDIENIVLTVDMATGDEVALSDVATVEIAPENIGAITRTNQDPAIMMSVQQESEANLVQVSTAFNERLDELLDENKYSDLEIAVLFDQGEYVQEAISSVSTALILGGLFAILVLFAFLRSFKTPFIIGIAIPFSVIVTFVLLYFTDLSLNIMTLGGLALGIGMLVDNSIVVIENIYRHLSMKKDPKTAALDGTKQVGGAITASTLTTISVFLPVVFISGIVGDIFMEFALTVSFSLLASLAVALTVVPMVASRILKTPKENLEEKRQASSFIKGISKMIKWSLKHRFAVLTITFLLLVAGAFGISQVGTEFIPDTDEGFFQIDIEMERGTPLEETLASVESIEEVLDDEREILNYMSTVGSGGGPEAALFGGSGSHEASIFIAMVPLAERNISTIEFADSIRRDIERAAPDAEVSVQQQAMMGGAPNTIEFRMTDTDPTRLEEVAFEVVEEFEDMREFNEVTSDITDTVIEIQFLVDDEAARENGFVPAQIAQMINQKMNGAVATQIVTEQNDIYEVHVRYNEEFTRTIEDVEDLLLRNQTGEYVALSEVVEIVEGEGPVTINRINQESSVQFTLQYGSQYSLGEMSQLVQSTIDDMDIPTETTVTYTGDQQMMEDAMSDLTLALMLALVFVYLVLAAQFESFKYPFVIMLSVPLVIIGVMLGLTITLTPLSVMAFIGLIVLAGIVVNNAIVLVDYINKMKDSGMRSYDAIVEGVKDRARPILMTSVTTILGLVPLALGLGEGAEIQQPMAITVIGGLISSTFLTLIFIPVMYSFFDKQTRNLNRKYVTPDGQFIPAYLIDEKISNQEKKERYELPVEEERKVLEEGDISEFYHPEPSERKYEDDIEYEESSEDDPIEQPFMYHDENPASKQGNEDKRRSSISREELIDILEDVLDREKRNNDEEDNK